The following coding sequences are from one Halobaculum marinum window:
- a CDS encoding arylsulfatase, which translates to MAQDQFHGRIGRTYDESEPWWPEQTRAPDDAPNVLTIVLDDVGFGQLGCYGGLIDTPNIDSLAEEGLRYNSFQTTALCSPTRSCLMTGRNHHSNAMAGIAEISTGFPGYNGHIPHENGMLSEILAEEGYSTYHTGKWHLTPAEATSAAGPYDQWPLGRGFERFYGFLGGDTDQYTPALIHDNHQVDPPATAEEGYHLTEDLAQRTIEFIGDTKQVDPDKPFFTYFCPGACHAPHQVPAEWADKYAGEFDMGWDEAREQILAHQKELGIVPEDTDLSPRNPDVREWDSLSEDEQRLYARMMEVFAGFLEHTDAQIGKVLDYLEEIGELDDTLVVVVSDNGASAEGGPDGSIDENHFFNNVPESLEDNLEAMDELGGPDYFNHYPWGWTWAGDTPFQRWKRETYRGGTSDPLVVSWPEGIEARGEIREQFVHAIDLVPTVLECIGIDPPEEIGGVTQSPIEGTSFAYSFENADAPELHTTQYFEMLGTRAIYHDGWRAVHPWPLGTPMTAEDLSATSLEDSGWELYNLREDFSEAHDVASEHPEKVLELAQLWWAEAGKHNVLPLDGRGVERLAEERPEPGRPRDQYVYYPGGQYIPENAAVRVLNRDHSITADLSIPVGGVEGTILSHGSKSGGYSLYVLDNHLRYVHNYVGKEEFEVVADEPLPEGELQVRMEFETTGEPNLDEGLGTPGVVRLFHGDDQVAEGEIPKTIPITMGLAAGLSCGRDALNATTDVYRDRTPFEFTGDITRVTVDVSGDTVVHPEAAMEQIVTRE; encoded by the coding sequence GTGGCACAAGATCAGTTCCACGGCCGTATCGGCCGCACGTACGACGAATCGGAGCCGTGGTGGCCCGAACAGACCCGAGCCCCAGATGACGCCCCCAACGTCCTCACCATCGTCCTCGACGACGTGGGGTTCGGACAGTTGGGTTGTTACGGCGGCCTGATCGACACGCCGAACATCGACAGCCTCGCCGAGGAAGGCCTCCGCTACAACAGTTTCCAGACGACAGCGCTGTGCTCGCCGACTCGGTCGTGTCTGATGACTGGGCGCAACCACCACTCGAACGCGATGGCGGGCATCGCCGAGATCTCCACCGGCTTCCCGGGGTACAACGGACACATCCCCCACGAGAACGGGATGCTCTCGGAGATCCTCGCCGAGGAGGGGTACAGCACCTATCACACCGGCAAGTGGCACCTGACCCCCGCCGAGGCGACGAGCGCGGCCGGCCCGTACGACCAGTGGCCGCTCGGACGCGGATTCGAACGCTTCTACGGCTTCCTCGGCGGCGACACCGACCAGTACACGCCCGCGTTGATCCACGACAACCACCAGGTGGACCCACCGGCGACCGCCGAGGAGGGGTACCACCTGACCGAAGACCTCGCACAACGAACCATCGAGTTCATCGGCGACACCAAACAGGTCGACCCCGACAAGCCGTTCTTCACGTACTTCTGCCCCGGTGCGTGTCACGCACCCCACCAAGTCCCGGCTGAGTGGGCAGACAAGTACGCCGGCGAGTTCGACATGGGGTGGGACGAGGCTCGCGAGCAGATCCTCGCGCACCAGAAGGAACTCGGCATCGTCCCCGAGGACACCGACCTCTCGCCGCGCAACCCCGACGTGCGCGAGTGGGACTCCCTCTCAGAAGACGAACAGCGCCTGTACGCGCGGATGATGGAGGTGTTCGCGGGGTTCCTCGAACACACGGACGCCCAGATCGGAAAGGTCCTCGACTACCTCGAAGAGATCGGCGAACTCGACGACACGCTCGTCGTCGTCGTTTCCGACAACGGTGCCAGCGCCGAGGGTGGCCCGGACGGCTCGATCGACGAGAACCACTTCTTCAACAACGTCCCCGAGTCCTTGGAGGATAATCTGGAGGCGATGGACGAGTTGGGCGGTCCCGACTACTTCAACCACTATCCGTGGGGCTGGACGTGGGCCGGCGACACGCCGTTCCAGCGCTGGAAGCGCGAGACGTACCGCGGCGGCACGTCCGACCCGCTCGTCGTCTCGTGGCCCGAGGGGATCGAGGCGCGGGGGGAGATCCGCGAGCAGTTCGTCCACGCCATCGACCTCGTGCCGACGGTGTTGGAGTGCATCGGGATCGACCCGCCCGAGGAGATCGGCGGCGTCACGCAGTCTCCCATCGAAGGAACGAGCTTCGCGTACTCGTTCGAGAACGCCGACGCACCCGAACTCCACACCACCCAGTACTTCGAGATGCTCGGCACCCGCGCCATCTACCACGACGGCTGGCGCGCGGTCCACCCGTGGCCGCTCGGGACGCCGATGACCGCCGAAGACCTGTCGGCGACCTCGCTCGAAGACTCCGGCTGGGAGCTGTACAACCTCCGGGAGGACTTCTCGGAGGCACACGACGTGGCGAGTGAACATCCGGAGAAGGTGCTCGAACTCGCGCAGTTGTGGTGGGCGGAGGCTGGCAAGCACAACGTCCTCCCGCTCGATGGTCGAGGGGTCGAACGCCTTGCAGAGGAGCGGCCCGAACCGGGTCGGCCGCGTGACCAGTACGTGTACTACCCGGGCGGGCAGTACATCCCCGAGAACGCAGCGGTCCGGGTGTTGAACCGGGACCACAGCATTACGGCGGATCTGTCCATCCCGGTCGGCGGCGTCGAGGGGACGATCCTCTCGCACGGGTCGAAGTCGGGCGGCTACTCGCTGTACGTGCTGGACAACCACCTTCGGTACGTCCACAACTACGTCGGCAAGGAGGAGTTCGAGGTCGTCGCCGACGAACCGCTCCCCGAAGGCGAACTGCAGGTTCGCATGGAGTTCGAGACGACCGGCGAGCCGAACCTCGACGAAGGGCTCGGCACGCCGGGGGTCGTCCGTCTGTTCCACGGCGACGACCAGGTCGCAGAGGGTGAGATCCCCAAGACGATCCCGATCACGATGGGACTGGCCGCCGGACTCAGTTGCGGCCGCGACGCACTCAACGCGACGACCGACGTGTACCGCGACCGCACGCCGTTCGAGTTCACCGGCGACATCACCCGCGTCACCGTCGACGTGAGCGGCGACACCGTCGTCCACCCAGAGGCGGCGATGGAGCAAATCGTCACGCGCGAATGA
- a CDS encoding LURP-one-related/scramblase family protein: MRRQARREGTGRPTRYRMRERLVSIGDDFDIEDADGNRAFHVDAKALRLRDTIVLKDVSGGELYRIRERVVRLRETMSIERGRRRVATIQKAFITPLRDRFTVDMADGSSWTVTGNIVDHEYTIAQGGQPIATVSKRWFRVRDTYGVEVQPTVDHALVLAVVTAIDTI, encoded by the coding sequence ATGCGACGGCAGGCCCGACGCGAGGGCACCGGCCGCCCGACGCGCTACCGGATGCGCGAGCGACTGGTCTCCATCGGCGACGACTTCGACATCGAGGACGCGGACGGCAACCGCGCGTTCCACGTCGACGCCAAGGCACTCAGGCTCCGCGACACCATCGTCCTCAAGGACGTGTCGGGGGGTGAGCTGTACCGGATTCGCGAGCGCGTCGTCAGACTGCGCGAGACGATGTCCATCGAGCGCGGCCGGAGACGGGTCGCGACGATCCAGAAGGCGTTCATCACCCCACTGCGCGACCGGTTCACCGTCGACATGGCGGACGGGTCATCGTGGACGGTTACGGGGAACATCGTCGACCACGAGTACACGATAGCGCAGGGCGGCCAGCCGATCGCCACCGTCTCGAAGCGGTGGTTCCGCGTGCGCGACACCTACGGGGTCGAGGTCCAACCGACGGTCGACCACGCGCTCGTGCTCGCCGTCGTCACGGCCATCGACACGATCTGA
- a CDS encoding bactofilin family protein yields the protein MHPLGHTRTRRVAVALVVAFLVLAAFPGVVSADTRVQPQVTVAAGETLDGDLTTVAASVVILGTVDGDVTALAGQVTVRGRVTGDVTAVAGRVEVDGVVDGDLRTIGGATTVDGAVSGDVDAVVVNTSLTGRVGGDVDAVGGFVAVSPDARVDGGLRTTAVVTSVDGRVGAGESPGSGVPTENTSAAVFVPNPLRLAAIPAQTPFAGPGTATAVVAPAVEALPAQIGGLRVSLFDAYRLVVTMLLGGLLLLLLPRFSADVADAVVTHPGPVALAGFAVLIVTPTILLVLALSVFGLPLALAGAALLAVASWVGSVYGRYAVGAWAVSTVARGTRRLDAEIELPENRWLDLFVGVVLVWLVVQLPVVGAAVDALVLALGLGSLVRLGYGAYHRHERSGAATSSSDAATVADGGPSDRVDR from the coding sequence GTGCATCCGCTCGGCCACACACGGACCAGACGGGTGGCCGTGGCGCTCGTCGTCGCGTTCCTCGTGCTCGCGGCGTTCCCCGGCGTCGTGTCGGCAGACACCCGGGTCCAGCCACAGGTCACCGTCGCCGCGGGTGAGACGCTCGACGGCGATCTGACGACTGTCGCCGCCTCGGTCGTTATCCTCGGCACGGTCGATGGTGACGTGACCGCCCTCGCGGGTCAGGTGACCGTCCGCGGGCGAGTGACGGGCGACGTCACCGCAGTGGCCGGACGGGTCGAGGTCGACGGCGTCGTCGACGGCGACCTCCGGACGATCGGCGGTGCGACGACCGTCGACGGCGCGGTGAGCGGGGACGTCGACGCCGTAGTGGTGAACACTAGCCTCACCGGCCGCGTCGGCGGAGACGTCGACGCTGTCGGCGGGTTCGTCGCGGTGTCGCCCGACGCGCGAGTCGACGGCGGCCTCCGCACGACCGCGGTCGTCACCAGCGTCGACGGGCGCGTCGGCGCCGGTGAGTCACCCGGGAGCGGCGTCCCCACGGAGAACACTTCAGCCGCGGTCTTCGTCCCCAATCCGCTACGCCTCGCGGCCATCCCGGCCCAGACGCCATTCGCGGGGCCGGGTACCGCCACCGCCGTCGTCGCACCCGCCGTCGAGGCCCTCCCGGCACAGATCGGGGGGCTCCGCGTGTCGCTGTTCGACGCCTACCGACTCGTCGTGACGATGCTGCTCGGCGGCCTCCTGCTGTTGCTCCTCCCCCGCTTCTCCGCCGACGTGGCGGACGCCGTGGTGACGCACCCGGGGCCCGTCGCCCTCGCGGGGTTCGCCGTCCTGATCGTGACGCCGACGATATTGCTCGTCCTCGCGTTGAGCGTGTTCGGCCTGCCGCTGGCACTCGCGGGCGCCGCGCTGCTCGCGGTCGCGAGTTGGGTCGGGTCGGTGTACGGCCGGTACGCCGTCGGCGCCTGGGCCGTGTCGACGGTCGCTCGCGGTACTCGACGCCTCGACGCAGAGATCGAACTCCCCGAGAATCGCTGGCTGGACCTGTTCGTCGGCGTCGTGCTCGTCTGGCTCGTCGTCCAACTCCCCGTCGTGGGTGCTGCCGTCGACGCGCTCGTGCTCGCACTCGGACTGGGTTCCCTCGTCCGCCTCGGATACGGTGCGTACCACCGACACGAGCGGTCGGGGGCGGCGACCTCGTCGAGCGACGCCGCGACAGTCGCCGACGGCGGTCCGTCTGACCGAGTGGATCGCTAG
- a CDS encoding formylglycine-generating enzyme family protein, translating into MVRIPGGTFAMGSEEAYPEEAPVRDVAVDGFWMDATHVTNAAFAAFVDDTGYTTIAERDPDPDDYPGVDPADLVAGSAVFRSPDAPVNLREPSGWWEYVPGADWRHPLGPDSDLDGLADHPVVHVAYEDAERYAEWAGKRLPTEAEWERAARGGLDGARFVWGDEHAPDGEPMGNTWQGQFPYENKTLDGYHRTSPVGAFPANEYGLYDVAGNVWDWTADWYGAGGDRGGGAAGDAPACCTPRNPRGVTAAESVDPRDPTAVPRKVLKGGSHLCAPNYCFRYRPSARYPEPVDTSTSHVGFRCVAGGWGRDASAETSR; encoded by the coding sequence ATGGTCAGGATACCCGGCGGGACGTTCGCGATGGGATCCGAGGAGGCATACCCGGAGGAGGCGCCGGTCCGGGATGTCGCCGTCGACGGCTTCTGGATGGACGCGACCCACGTGACGAACGCGGCGTTCGCGGCGTTCGTGGACGACACGGGCTACACTACGATCGCCGAGCGCGACCCGGACCCCGACGACTACCCCGGCGTCGACCCGGCCGACCTCGTCGCGGGGTCGGCCGTGTTCCGCTCGCCGGACGCCCCCGTCAACCTCCGCGAACCGAGCGGCTGGTGGGAGTACGTTCCGGGCGCGGACTGGCGACACCCGCTCGGCCCCGACTCCGACCTCGACGGCCTGGCGGACCACCCCGTCGTCCACGTCGCGTACGAGGACGCCGAGCGCTACGCCGAGTGGGCTGGCAAGCGACTCCCGACGGAGGCCGAGTGGGAGCGCGCCGCGCGGGGCGGCCTCGACGGCGCTCGCTTCGTCTGGGGTGACGAGCACGCGCCCGACGGCGAACCGATGGGGAACACGTGGCAGGGGCAGTTCCCGTACGAGAACAAGACGCTGGACGGCTACCACCGAACCTCGCCCGTCGGTGCCTTCCCCGCCAACGAGTACGGACTGTACGACGTGGCCGGCAACGTGTGGGACTGGACTGCCGACTGGTACGGCGCCGGTGGCGACCGCGGCGGCGGGGCCGCCGGGGACGCGCCGGCGTGTTGTACGCCACGGAACCCCCGCGGCGTCACCGCTGCCGAGAGCGTCGACCCTCGCGACCCGACCGCCGTCCCGCGGAAGGTCCTCAAGGGTGGCTCGCACCTGTGCGCACCGAACTACTGCTTCCGATACCGTCCATCCGCCCGATACCCGGAACCGGTCGACACCTCGACGAGCCACGTGGGGTTCCGGTGTGTCGCGGGGGGTTGGGGACGCGACGCGTCTGCCGAGACGAGTCGGTGA
- a CDS encoding metallophosphoesterase encodes MTTHIAPTDATQYYFISDLHIGGDEALQEMEFEAELLAFLRDLERSDEDAELIVNGDLFGLWEFTELEGMEKFDALVERYPELFEQLRATGERVPITIIPGNHDYELACYPEYVERLAAYNVRLEQEVVITREVAGRTVWVEHGQQRDPNNTSPEFGNPYANPPGYFVNQHITSRAGKLSQRGKYNWLKDIQSVTPMTEIPSWIASMYFYREMNPLLRYVFLPFLLLFNTSVLVFLTFLLAITGIWSWPYATFSEILASLSVVGVVIDFVIVVNIVVMLLLFVMAIPLYVLARDVRGTLSRFGLVREEAPETVADRYVEAAREVFAERPDVAAFVYGHTHRAAVTPVDGRVVVNTGTWLKRFRRRSVVLGLLPLVYYPSFRLNYVRIREVDGDIVVEYETIQKQQPHDLTVLERLLTLAPRGDDPIPARTVVAGASEGADDPVVATTPDTVQDD; translated from the coding sequence ATGACGACCCACATCGCACCGACGGACGCGACGCAGTACTACTTCATCAGCGACCTCCACATCGGCGGCGACGAGGCGCTCCAGGAAATGGAGTTCGAGGCCGAACTGCTCGCGTTCCTGCGCGACCTCGAACGCAGCGACGAGGACGCCGAGTTGATCGTCAACGGCGACCTGTTCGGGCTGTGGGAGTTCACGGAACTGGAGGGGATGGAGAAGTTCGACGCTCTCGTCGAGCGCTACCCCGAGTTGTTCGAGCAACTCCGCGCCACCGGTGAGCGGGTCCCCATCACGATCATCCCCGGGAACCACGACTACGAACTCGCGTGCTACCCCGAGTACGTCGAGCGCCTCGCCGCGTACAACGTGCGGCTGGAACAGGAGGTGGTGATCACCCGCGAGGTCGCCGGCCGGACGGTGTGGGTCGAACACGGCCAACAGCGCGACCCGAACAACACCAGCCCCGAGTTCGGCAACCCGTACGCGAACCCGCCGGGCTACTTCGTGAACCAACACATCACGAGTCGAGCGGGGAAACTCTCCCAGCGAGGGAAGTACAACTGGCTCAAGGACATCCAGTCGGTGACGCCGATGACGGAGATTCCGTCGTGGATCGCGTCGATGTACTTCTACCGGGAGATGAACCCGCTGCTCCGCTACGTGTTCCTCCCGTTCTTGCTGTTGTTCAACACCAGCGTCCTCGTGTTCCTCACGTTCCTCCTCGCGATCACCGGGATCTGGTCGTGGCCGTATGCCACCTTCTCTGAGATACTGGCGTCACTCAGCGTCGTCGGGGTGGTCATCGACTTCGTGATCGTGGTCAACATCGTCGTCATGCTGTTGCTGTTCGTGATGGCCATCCCCCTCTACGTCCTCGCGCGCGACGTTCGGGGGACACTCTCGCGGTTCGGACTGGTTCGCGAGGAGGCGCCCGAGACGGTCGCCGACCGCTACGTCGAGGCCGCCCGCGAAGTGTTCGCCGAGCGCCCCGACGTCGCCGCGTTCGTGTACGGCCACACCCACCGTGCGGCCGTCACGCCCGTCGACGGGCGCGTCGTCGTCAACACCGGGACGTGGCTGAAGCGGTTCCGCCGACGGTCGGTCGTGCTCGGCTTACTCCCGCTCGTCTACTACCCGTCGTTCCGGCTCAACTACGTCCGGATCCGCGAGGTCGACGGCGACATCGTCGTCGAGTACGAGACGATCCAGAAGCAGCAACCGCACGACCTCACGGTGCTCGAGCGACTCCTGACGCTCGCGCCTCGCGGCGACGACCCGATTCCGGCGCGGACCGTCGTCGCGGGTGCCTCCGAGGGCGCAGACGACCCTGTCGTGGCGACGACGCCCGACACGGTGCAGGACGACTGA
- a CDS encoding DUF5518 domain-containing protein: MVNWRAVLAGFVASIIIGLVSGLGLPFTNASLPVVGAGLAGLIAGGVAGYMNNRSLLSDAFHGALATTLGAVIVTLILTLLGTLVTGFLGLGLGLAALAFIVFTAVPGIVGGAVGGLLHGNEEVEMGRPAA, from the coding sequence ATGGTCAACTGGAGAGCGGTGCTTGCGGGGTTTGTCGCGTCGATCATCATCGGACTCGTCAGTGGGTTGGGGCTGCCGTTCACGAACGCGAGCCTCCCCGTGGTCGGTGCCGGGCTGGCCGGCCTGATCGCGGGCGGCGTCGCCGGCTACATGAACAACCGGTCGCTCCTGAGCGACGCGTTCCACGGCGCGCTGGCGACGACGCTCGGCGCCGTGATCGTCACTCTGATCTTGACGCTGCTGGGGACCCTCGTCACCGGCTTCCTCGGCCTCGGACTCGGGCTGGCGGCGCTAGCGTTCATCGTCTTCACCGCGGTGCCCGGCATCGTCGGCGGTGCCGTCGGTGGCCTGCTTCACGGCAACGAAGAGGTCGAGATGGGCCGCCCCGCGGCCTGA